Genomic DNA from Alicyclobacillus fastidiosus:
CCTCTGTTGTGCGGCGCGCTCGTCTGCGCGCTTTTTCAGGCGCCCGTTGAACCGCTCTAAGAGCTGCAAGAACTGCCTGTGTTCATCCTCCGTCCAGTCGTCCAGCACTTCTGCGTATAACTCGCGACGCGCGTTGCGCACTTCCTGCAACTTTTCGATGCCGTGCTCGGTGATCTGCAACACACTGCTCCGCCGATCCGTAGGCGACAAGTGGCGCTCAATCAATCCCATCTCCACGAGTGGTGGAATTTGGCGACTCACCGTCGAGATGTCGAGCGCGAACGTGGTGGCGTATTCCCTCGGCGTGCATTCTCCGTTCGTATGGAGGAATAACAACAGTAAATAGGCAGACCGATCCAGTTGTGCGGTGCCATACGTGCGCGTACGGGCAGACTCCATCCTGCGCGCGAACACCGCTACTTCCTGCTCTAGCCGTTGAAGTATATCGTCCACAAAGGTGCACTCCTACTCTTTGGTAAATTTTACGCCGACAAACCTTTTATCAATCTCTATATAGTTGTATAATACAACTGTTTATGGACCGCGTACAAAGTGTTACAGACCCGTCGGTGAAAACATGGCAAACCACGATGAACAGGAGGGCACATATGGCACACCAACACGATGAGCTCGAACTCGAGGGCGCTCAGTCGAATATCTTGCACCAACCGGCACCCGTTTTTGCCGTGGCATTTGCCTGCATTATCGCATTTATGGGACTCGGCCTTGTCGATCCCATTCTACCCGCCATCAGCTCACAGCTCCACGCCTCGAAATCCCAAACAGAGTTATTATTCACCAGTTATAACCTTGTCACAGGCATCGCGATGCTCATCACAGGCTTCATCAGCACGCGCATTGGCCCTAAGTGGACCCTTCTCACAGGCCTATTTCTAATTGTCGGTTTCTCATTCCTCGCGGGACATTCCAGTACCATCGGTCAAATTGTCGGCTTCCGGGCCGGATGGGGATTGGGCAATGCGCTGTTCATCGCCACGGCGCTCAGCGTGATCGTCGGCGTCGCACGGGGCACCACAGCTAGCGCCATCATTCTCTACGAGGCGGCGCTGGGCCTTGGCATCTCTGTCGGACCGTTGCTCGGTGGAACCTTAGGGGCACACAGTTGGCGAGATCCGTTTTACGGCGTGGCGTGCCTGATGGCGATTGGCTTCATCGCCGTCCTGCTATTCCTTCGCGGCGTCCCAAGACCGGCGCATCGAACGTCGATCACCGCGCCGTTCAAAGCACTGAAGTACAAAGGTTTGCTCACGCTAGCGCTC
This window encodes:
- a CDS encoding MarR family transcriptional regulator yields the protein MDDILQRLEQEVAVFARRMESARTRTYGTAQLDRSAYLLLLFLHTNGECTPREYATTFALDISTVSRQIPPLVEMGLIERHLSPTDRRSSVLQITEHGIEKLQEVRNARRELYAEVLDDWTEDEHRQFLQLLERFNGRLKKRADERAAQQRDGQ
- a CDS encoding MFS transporter gives rise to the protein MAHQHDELELEGAQSNILHQPAPVFAVAFACIIAFMGLGLVDPILPAISSQLHASKSQTELLFTSYNLVTGIAMLITGFISTRIGPKWTLLTGLFLIVGFSFLAGHSSTIGQIVGFRAGWGLGNALFIATALSVIVGVARGTTASAIILYEAALGLGISVGPLLGGTLGAHSWRDPFYGVACLMAIGFIAVLLFLRGVPRPAHRTSITAPFKALKYKGLLTLALTALFYNFGFFTLLAYTPFPLHMGIHQLGFVFFGWGILLAITSVFVAPRLEARFGLLPTMYTVLALITITLLVMGFGVHSQATLAICVIVVGAFLGINNTLITTAVMESAPVERPTASAAYSFVRFVGGGIAPWLAGKLSDTVSAACPFYVGALGVLIGIICLFIGRHALAHVSGAKSH